Proteins found in one Zea mays cultivar B73 chromosome 1, Zm-B73-REFERENCE-NAM-5.0, whole genome shotgun sequence genomic segment:
- the LOC103643278 gene encoding transcription factor MYB16 isoform X2 gives MGRSPCCEKIGLKKGPWTPEEDQKLLAYIQEHGHGSWRALPVKAGLQRCGKSCRLRWTNYLRPDIKRGKFSLQEEQTIIQLHALLGNRWSAIATHLPNRTDNEIKNYWNTHLKKRLAKMGIDPVTHKSISGTRIGTTNDKSTKAAASLSHMAQWESARLEAEARLARESKIRTATPTPTALHAQPTILPASAASPCLDVLHAWQGAKIDLESPTSTLTFTGSNSGTLPTPRTNRLDVSESNCAVWHQRSDDLEDEENDWQIFSKHQLLELDSKEREEDFIGCEEPWFSEMAGVGAGFTGMLLGVSNEHDASECWGESNNGQTERSNQASDEEDKNYWNGVLDMVNSELTPKSPPFV, from the exons ATGGGGCGATCGCCATGCTGTGAGAAGATTGGACTGAAGAAAGGCCCGTGGACACCGGAGGAGGATCAGAAGCTGCTTGCCTACATTCAGGAGCACGGACATGGGAGTTGGCGAGCATTGCCTGTGAAGGCGG GCTTGCAGAGGTGTGGGAAGAGCTGCAGACTGAGGTGGACAAACTACCTGAGACCGGACATCAAGAGGGGCAAGTTCAGCTTGCAAGAAGAGCAGACCATCATCCAGCTTCATGCTCTTTTAGGCAACAG GTGGTCGGCCATTGCAACCCATCTACCAAATCGCACGGACAATGAGATCAAGAACTACTGGAACACACACCTCAAGAAAAGGCTGGCCAAGATGGGGATCGATCCTGTCACCCACAAATCTATCAGTGGCACTCGCATTGGCACCACAAACGACAAATCAACCAAGGCCGCCGCAAGCCTCAGCCACATGGCACAATGGGAGAGCGCCCGCCTCGAGGCTGAGGCACGGCTGGCTCGAGAATCGAAGATACGGACAGCAACGCCAACACCAACTGCTCTCCATGCGCAGCCAACGATACTACCTGCCTCTGCTGCTTCTCCATGCCTTGACGTGCTTCATGCATGGCAGGGTGCAAAGATAGACCTGGAGTCTCCAACCTCCACGCTGACGTTTACAGGGAGTAATAGTGGAACGCTGCCAACCCCCAGGACCAATAGACTAGACGTATCAGAAAGCAACTGTGCAGTGTGGCATCAGAGGAGTGATGACTTGGAGGATGAAGAAAACGATTGGCAGATCTTCAGCAAGCACCAATTGCTGGAACTCGACAGCAAGGAGAGGGAAGAGGACTTCATTGGTTGTGAGGAGCCGTGGTTCTCAGAGATGGCTGGGGTTGGAGCTGGCTTCACTGGCATGCTGCTTGGTGTATCCAATGAGCATGATGCATCAGAATGCTGGGGTGAGTCCAATAATGGCCAAACTGAGCGCAGCAACCAAGCATCAGATGAGGaggacaagaattattggaatggtGTCCTTGACATGGTAAACTCAGAGCTGACACCCAAGTCGCCTCCATTTGTCTAG
- the LOC103643278 gene encoding transcription factor MYB16 isoform X1 — MGRSPCCEKIGLKKGPWTPEEDQKLLAYIQEHGHGSWRALPVKAGEYSTIFPMNIVREISTNSLAGLQRCGKSCRLRWTNYLRPDIKRGKFSLQEEQTIIQLHALLGNRWSAIATHLPNRTDNEIKNYWNTHLKKRLAKMGIDPVTHKSISGTRIGTTNDKSTKAAASLSHMAQWESARLEAEARLARESKIRTATPTPTALHAQPTILPASAASPCLDVLHAWQGAKIDLESPTSTLTFTGSNSGTLPTPRTNRLDVSESNCAVWHQRSDDLEDEENDWQIFSKHQLLELDSKEREEDFIGCEEPWFSEMAGVGAGFTGMLLGVSNEHDASECWGESNNGQTERSNQASDEEDKNYWNGVLDMVNSELTPKSPPFV; from the exons ATGGGGCGATCGCCATGCTGTGAGAAGATTGGACTGAAGAAAGGCCCGTGGACACCGGAGGAGGATCAGAAGCTGCTTGCCTACATTCAGGAGCACGGACATGGGAGTTGGCGAGCATTGCCTGTGAAGGCGGGTGAGTATTCTACCATCTTCCCAATGAACATTGTTCGTGAGATCTCGACCAACAGTCTTGCAGGCTTGCAGAGGTGTGGGAAGAGCTGCAGACTGAGGTGGACAAACTACCTGAGACCGGACATCAAGAGGGGCAAGTTCAGCTTGCAAGAAGAGCAGACCATCATCCAGCTTCATGCTCTTTTAGGCAACAG GTGGTCGGCCATTGCAACCCATCTACCAAATCGCACGGACAATGAGATCAAGAACTACTGGAACACACACCTCAAGAAAAGGCTGGCCAAGATGGGGATCGATCCTGTCACCCACAAATCTATCAGTGGCACTCGCATTGGCACCACAAACGACAAATCAACCAAGGCCGCCGCAAGCCTCAGCCACATGGCACAATGGGAGAGCGCCCGCCTCGAGGCTGAGGCACGGCTGGCTCGAGAATCGAAGATACGGACAGCAACGCCAACACCAACTGCTCTCCATGCGCAGCCAACGATACTACCTGCCTCTGCTGCTTCTCCATGCCTTGACGTGCTTCATGCATGGCAGGGTGCAAAGATAGACCTGGAGTCTCCAACCTCCACGCTGACGTTTACAGGGAGTAATAGTGGAACGCTGCCAACCCCCAGGACCAATAGACTAGACGTATCAGAAAGCAACTGTGCAGTGTGGCATCAGAGGAGTGATGACTTGGAGGATGAAGAAAACGATTGGCAGATCTTCAGCAAGCACCAATTGCTGGAACTCGACAGCAAGGAGAGGGAAGAGGACTTCATTGGTTGTGAGGAGCCGTGGTTCTCAGAGATGGCTGGGGTTGGAGCTGGCTTCACTGGCATGCTGCTTGGTGTATCCAATGAGCATGATGCATCAGAATGCTGGGGTGAGTCCAATAATGGCCAAACTGAGCGCAGCAACCAAGCATCAGATGAGGaggacaagaattattggaatggtGTCCTTGACATGGTAAACTCAGAGCTGACACCCAAGTCGCCTCCATTTGTCTAG